In Pan paniscus chromosome 13, NHGRI_mPanPan1-v2.0_pri, whole genome shotgun sequence, one DNA window encodes the following:
- the GCA gene encoding grancalcin isoform X4, whose amino-acid sequence MAYPGYGGGFGNFSIQVPGMQMGQPVLETGPAILLDGYSGPAYSDTYSSAGDSVYTYFSAVAGQDDEVDAEELQRCLTQSGINGTYSPFSLETCRIMIAMLDRDHTGKMGFNAFKELWAALNAWKENFMTVDQDGSGTVEHHELRQAIGLMGYRLSPQTLTTIVKRYSKNGRIFFDDYVACCVKLRALTDFFRKRDHLQQGSANFVYDDFLQGTMEI is encoded by the exons ATGGCCTACCCGGGATACGGAGGAGGG TTTGGAAATTTTAGCATTCAGGTGCCAGGAATGCAGATGGGACAGCCAGTGCTAGAAACAGGCCCAGCTATACTCCTCGATGGATACTCTGGGCCAGCATATTCAGACACTTATTCCTCAGCTGGTGACTCCGTGTATACTTACTTCAGTGCTGTTGCTGGACAG gaTGATGAAGTGGATGCTGAAGAACTTCAGAGATGTTTGACACAGTCTGGAATTAATGGAACTTATTCTC CCTTCAGTTTGGAAACCTGCAGAATTATGATTGCCATGTTGGAT AGAGATCACACAGGAAAAATGGGATTTAATGCATTCAAAGAGCTATGGGCAGCTCTTAATGCCTGGAAGGAAAACTTCATGACTGTTGATCAAGATGGAAGTGGCACAGTAGAACATCATGAGTTGCGTCAAGCCATTGGTCTTATGG GTTATAGGTTGAGTCCTCAAACATTAACTACTATTGTTAAACGTTATAGCAAGAATGGCAGAATTTTCTTTGATGATTATGTTGCTTGCTGTGTGAAGCTTCGAGCATTGACAG ATTTCTTTAGGAAAAGAGACCACTTGCAACAAGGGTCTGCGAATTTCGTATATGATGAT TTTTTGCAGGGCACTATGGAAATTTGA
- the GCA gene encoding grancalcin isoform X3, giving the protein MWTDLNHQLSLEGSQDLKFPRSQLFGNFSIQVPGMQMGQPVLETGPAILLDGYSGPAYSDTYSSAGDSVYTYFSAVAGQDDEVDAEELQRCLTQSGINGTYSPFSLETCRIMIAMLDRDHTGKMGFNAFKELWAALNAWKENFMTVDQDGSGTVEHHELRQAIGLMGYRLSPQTLTTIVKRYSKNGRIFFDDYVACCVKLRALTDFFRKRDHLQQGSANFVYDDFLQGTMEI; this is encoded by the exons TTTGGAAATTTTAGCATTCAGGTGCCAGGAATGCAGATGGGACAGCCAGTGCTAGAAACAGGCCCAGCTATACTCCTCGATGGATACTCTGGGCCAGCATATTCAGACACTTATTCCTCAGCTGGTGACTCCGTGTATACTTACTTCAGTGCTGTTGCTGGACAG gaTGATGAAGTGGATGCTGAAGAACTTCAGAGATGTTTGACACAGTCTGGAATTAATGGAACTTATTCTC CCTTCAGTTTGGAAACCTGCAGAATTATGATTGCCATGTTGGAT AGAGATCACACAGGAAAAATGGGATTTAATGCATTCAAAGAGCTATGGGCAGCTCTTAATGCCTGGAAGGAAAACTTCATGACTGTTGATCAAGATGGAAGTGGCACAGTAGAACATCATGAGTTGCGTCAAGCCATTGGTCTTATGG GTTATAGGTTGAGTCCTCAAACATTAACTACTATTGTTAAACGTTATAGCAAGAATGGCAGAATTTTCTTTGATGATTATGTTGCTTGCTGTGTGAAGCTTCGAGCATTGACAG ATTTCTTTAGGAAAAGAGACCACTTGCAACAAGGGTCTGCGAATTTCGTATATGATGAT TTTTTGCAGGGCACTATGGAAATTTGA
- the GCA gene encoding grancalcin isoform X5: MQMGQPVLETGPAILLDGYSGPAYSDTYSSAGDSVYTYFSAVAGQDDEVDAEELQRCLTQSGINGTYSPFSLETCRIMIAMLDRDHTGKMGFNAFKELWAALNAWKENFMTVDQDGSGTVEHHELRQAIGLMGYRLSPQTLTTIVKRYSKNGRIFFDDYVACCVKLRALTDFFRKRDHLQQGSANFVYDDFLQGTMEI, translated from the exons ATGCAGATGGGACAGCCAGTGCTAGAAACAGGCCCAGCTATACTCCTCGATGGATACTCTGGGCCAGCATATTCAGACACTTATTCCTCAGCTGGTGACTCCGTGTATACTTACTTCAGTGCTGTTGCTGGACAG gaTGATGAAGTGGATGCTGAAGAACTTCAGAGATGTTTGACACAGTCTGGAATTAATGGAACTTATTCTC CCTTCAGTTTGGAAACCTGCAGAATTATGATTGCCATGTTGGAT AGAGATCACACAGGAAAAATGGGATTTAATGCATTCAAAGAGCTATGGGCAGCTCTTAATGCCTGGAAGGAAAACTTCATGACTGTTGATCAAGATGGAAGTGGCACAGTAGAACATCATGAGTTGCGTCAAGCCATTGGTCTTATGG GTTATAGGTTGAGTCCTCAAACATTAACTACTATTGTTAAACGTTATAGCAAGAATGGCAGAATTTTCTTTGATGATTATGTTGCTTGCTGTGTGAAGCTTCGAGCATTGACAG ATTTCTTTAGGAAAAGAGACCACTTGCAACAAGGGTCTGCGAATTTCGTATATGATGAT TTTTTGCAGGGCACTATGGAAATTTGA